From Streptomyces sp. 6-11-2, one genomic window encodes:
- a CDS encoding DUF4267 domain-containing protein yields the protein MTVAAYTLAVLLDLFCVFLGYRFLFRPGPSAAGYGVPADPRGDSRAYLSVKGLRDGTFGLLGLVLLAFAGARAEAWFMVAVALVPLGDTLIVLRNGGTRAVAFGIHFATALVVLLSAALLFAL from the coding sequence ATGACCGTCGCCGCGTACACCCTGGCCGTCCTGCTCGATCTGTTCTGTGTATTCCTCGGTTACCGCTTCCTGTTCCGGCCCGGCCCCTCTGCGGCCGGCTACGGGGTCCCGGCCGACCCGCGCGGCGACTCCCGCGCCTATCTGTCGGTCAAGGGCCTGCGGGACGGCACCTTCGGGCTGCTGGGCCTCGTCCTGCTGGCCTTCGCCGGAGCCCGTGCCGAGGCGTGGTTCATGGTCGCCGTGGCGCTCGTACCGCTCGGTGACACCCTGATAGTGCTGCGCAACGGCGGCACGAGGGCCGTCGCCTTCGGGATCCACTTCGCCACCGCACTCGTTGTACTGCTCAGTGCCGCACTGCTCTTCGCGCTCTGA